Proteins co-encoded in one Metabacillus sp. KUDC1714 genomic window:
- the yajC gene encoding preprotein translocase subunit YajC, giving the protein MEMLGTVLPLVLMFAIFYFLLIRPQQKQQKAVREMQNSLQKGDKIVTIGGLHGILDSIDENKIIVKVGDGTRLTFDRKSIREVVKD; this is encoded by the coding sequence ATGGAAATGTTAGGAACAGTATTACCTTTAGTACTTATGTTTGCTATTTTTTATTTCTTGTTGATACGTCCGCAGCAAAAGCAACAAAAAGCGGTACGTGAAATGCAAAACAGCTTACAAAAGGGCGATAAAATTGTAACGATTGGTGGACTTCATGGTATTTTAGACTCAATCGACGAAAATAAGATTATTGTTAAGGTTGGTGACGGCACTCGTTTAACGTTTGATCGTAAATCAATTCGTGAAGTTGTTAAAGACTAA
- a CDS encoding ArsB/NhaD family transporter translates to MMLTILTVIIFLLTYIVIMTEKIDRALAAGIGGVAMLIVGIYDVNKAFVTYIDWNTIALLFAMMIIVIITSQTGVFEYVAIMMAKVVGGRPIPLLIVISTLTAIGSAFLANVTMVLLLVPIILTIVRMLNIPAIPYLISIIIASNIGGTATLIGDPPNIMIGQAVEHLSFNAFLIHLSPIVLIIYAVVLLYLIIIYWPKLQVDHIDRKKLASVKASNYLKLTAALPKSIIVLALTIAGFILNPILHIDLTSISLAGALLLLLLTHDENNPEGILKQVEWGTLFFFIGLFMLIGGLEEVGIIDELARGVVLYTEGDLPKTSMLILWMTGILSGFVDNIPFVAAMIPVILEFKDYGMTNLDPLWWSLALGACLGGNGTLLGASSNLVVAGLAAKEKEHIRFSEFLKVGFPIVLISLIISSIYVYLRYLLNFTG, encoded by the coding sequence ATGATGCTAACAATATTGACTGTCATCATTTTTTTATTAACCTATATCGTAATTATGACAGAAAAAATTGATCGTGCGTTGGCTGCTGGTATCGGTGGCGTTGCAATGCTTATCGTTGGAATCTATGATGTCAACAAAGCGTTTGTCACCTATATTGATTGGAATACGATTGCATTGTTATTTGCTATGATGATTATTGTCATCATAACAAGTCAAACAGGTGTGTTTGAATATGTTGCGATTATGATGGCAAAGGTTGTTGGCGGTAGACCAATTCCCTTGTTGATTGTTATTTCAACCCTAACAGCTATTGGTTCAGCTTTTTTGGCAAATGTAACAATGGTTTTGTTACTCGTACCAATTATATTAACAATTGTTAGAATGCTTAATATTCCTGCAATACCCTATTTGATTTCGATTATTATTGCATCTAATATTGGTGGGACTGCAACATTGATTGGAGATCCACCCAATATTATGATTGGTCAAGCAGTTGAGCACTTATCGTTTAATGCATTTCTTATCCACCTTAGTCCAATTGTTCTGATTATCTATGCTGTTGTATTGCTTTATTTAATCATCATTTATTGGCCAAAGTTACAAGTAGATCACATTGATCGAAAAAAGCTTGCTTCTGTAAAAGCAAGCAATTACTTAAAGCTGACCGCTGCATTGCCAAAGTCAATTATTGTCTTAGCTTTAACAATAGCGGGATTTATCTTAAACCCGATACTCCATATCGATTTAACAAGTATCTCACTGGCAGGTGCCCTGCTTCTCCTTTTGCTTACACATGATGAAAATAATCCTGAAGGTATTCTTAAACAGGTAGAATGGGGAACATTGTTTTTCTTTATTGGCTTATTCATGTTAATCGGAGGATTGGAAGAAGTTGGGATTATTGATGAATTAGCTAGAGGAGTTGTTCTTTATACAGAGGGAGATTTACCTAAAACGTCTATGTTAATCCTTTGGATGACAGGGATTTTATCTGGATTTGTTGACAATATTCCATTCGTTGCAGCAATGATTCCGGTCATTTTAGAGTTTAAAGATTATGGGATGACGAATCTTGATCCATTGTGGTGGTCATTAGCATTAGGTGCATGCCTAGGAGGAAATGGGACATTATTAGGAGCAAGCTCTAATTTAGTAGTAGCAGGTTTAGCAGCAAAGGAAAAAGAACATATCAGATTTAGTGAATTTTTAAAGGTCGGCTTTCCGATTGTTCTTATCTCATTAATCATATCATCGATTTATGTTTATCTTCGTTATTTACTAAACTTTACAGGCTAA
- the spoVB gene encoding stage V sporulation protein B, which produces MSKQTFLKGTLILILAGFITRVLGFINRIVVARFIGEEGVGLYMMAVPTLVLVITITQLGLPVAISKLVAEAEAQGDHRKIKKILVVSLAVTGTLSILFTPAMSFLAPILAEDVFTDDRIKWPLLAIAPVVPIVAISSVIRGYFQGKQNMRPAAASQVLEQVVRISLVALFTSAFLPYGIEYAAAGAMISAVIGELVSLIYLAAMFKVKKKIKIRRKFFKSVKNGKETFNQLMSIALPTTGSRLIGSISWFFEPIVVANSLAIAGVLTTVATKQYGGLTGYALPLLMLPSFITYSLSTSLVPAISEAMAQNNLKLVEHRLQQSIRLSIVSGGLACVVLYIFAEPLMLVMYGSSQSAIFVKVMAPFFIFQYFQGPLQAVLQALDLAKAAMVNSLIGAAVKTALIFVLATRPSLGIMGAALAIVIGIMLVTLLHFATVMKVSPFNIYIKDYLKSGLTMVASGFVGYLFYENVLVDGVIAFRLIAAISVTSIFYCILLLLLNLVEKDEINRIPYIGGQLSRLIPVKK; this is translated from the coding sequence ATGTCAAAACAAACGTTTCTAAAAGGAACGCTTATTTTAATTTTAGCAGGATTTATTACGCGAGTACTAGGTTTTATTAATCGAATTGTCGTAGCACGCTTTATTGGAGAAGAAGGTGTAGGCTTATATATGATGGCTGTACCTACTCTCGTATTGGTTATTACGATTACACAGCTTGGTTTACCTGTAGCCATCTCAAAGCTTGTTGCTGAAGCTGAAGCACAAGGAGACCACCGGAAAATCAAAAAAATACTTGTTGTTTCTTTAGCTGTCACAGGAACTTTAAGTATTCTTTTCACTCCAGCAATGAGTTTTTTAGCACCTATTTTAGCTGAAGATGTGTTTACCGATGATCGTATTAAATGGCCGCTATTAGCTATTGCACCTGTTGTTCCAATAGTTGCGATCTCATCTGTAATTCGTGGTTATTTTCAAGGGAAGCAAAACATGCGTCCCGCTGCAGCTTCTCAAGTACTAGAACAGGTTGTTCGAATCTCTTTAGTTGCTCTTTTTACAAGTGCCTTTTTACCATATGGTATTGAGTATGCAGCAGCAGGTGCAATGATTTCAGCAGTTATCGGTGAGCTTGTTTCCCTCATTTATCTCGCCGCGATGTTCAAGGTGAAAAAGAAAATTAAGATACGTAGAAAATTTTTCAAATCTGTCAAAAACGGTAAAGAGACGTTTAACCAATTAATGAGCATTGCCCTTCCAACTACAGGAAGTCGGCTAATAGGATCAATTTCATGGTTTTTTGAGCCAATTGTTGTTGCTAATAGTCTAGCTATTGCAGGCGTATTAACCACTGTTGCTACAAAACAATATGGTGGGCTAACAGGATATGCCCTTCCATTATTAATGCTTCCTTCGTTCATCACATATTCCCTATCTACTTCATTAGTTCCTGCTATAAGTGAAGCAATGGCACAAAACAATTTAAAACTTGTTGAGCATCGCCTTCAGCAGTCAATTCGTTTATCAATAGTAAGTGGTGGCTTAGCATGTGTTGTCTTATATATCTTTGCAGAGCCGTTAATGCTTGTCATGTATGGTAGTAGTCAATCCGCCATTTTTGTTAAAGTAATGGCTCCATTTTTTATTTTCCAATATTTTCAAGGACCACTTCAAGCAGTTTTACAAGCACTTGATTTAGCAAAAGCTGCTATGGTTAATAGTTTAATAGGAGCAGCTGTTAAAACGGCATTAATTTTTGTATTGGCTACAAGGCCATCACTTGGGATTATGGGTGCTGCTTTGGCTATTGTAATTGGGATTATGTTAGTCACTTTGTTACATTTTGCTACAGTCATGAAAGTTTCTCCATTCAATATATATATAAAAGACTATTTAAAAAGCGGTTTAACAATGGTTGCATCAGGTTTTGTAGGGTATCTTTTTTATGAGAATGTATTAGTTGATGGAGTCATTGCTTTTCGACTAATTGCCGCGATAAGTGTAACCTCGATCTTTTACTGTATCCTACTCTTGTTATTAAATTTGGTTGAAAAGGATGAAATTAATCGGATACCTTATATTGGCGGACAATTATCAAGGTTAATTCCTGTAAAAAAATAA
- a CDS encoding post-transcriptional regulator produces the protein MNRQPLDEFKDHVKPAIISKLEEFVLLGYTDVSEEKLWGFLKNKKWKKTTELSVHEVVRDVLALKIGDFMNYATVESYKTANWFDSEEGKDVLKDLI, from the coding sequence ATGAATAGGCAGCCTTTGGATGAATTCAAAGATCATGTAAAACCTGCAATCATAAGCAAGCTTGAGGAATTTGTATTATTAGGCTATACAGATGTATCTGAGGAAAAACTATGGGGATTTTTAAAAAATAAAAAGTGGAAAAAAACAACAGAACTTTCAGTACATGAAGTTGTCCGTGATGTATTAGCACTAAAAATCGGTGATTTTATGAATTATGCAACAGTGGAATCTTATAAAACAGCAAACTGGTTTGATAGTGAAGAAGGAAAAGACGTCTTGAAAGACCTTATATAA
- a CDS encoding DUF2905 domain-containing protein, whose protein sequence is MTEFPKVLMIIGGVLLIIGIFMQFIGKLPGDIVFKKGNTTIFFPIVTCIVISIVLSLVFSFFGRFK, encoded by the coding sequence TTGACTGAGTTTCCTAAAGTTTTAATGATAATCGGTGGTGTGCTTTTAATCATTGGGATTTTTATGCAATTTATTGGGAAACTACCTGGAGATATTGTGTTTAAAAAAGGGAATACAACTATATTTTTCCCCATTGTTACATGTATCGTCATTAGTATTGTTCTATCTCTAGTATTTTCGTTTTTTGGTCGATTTAAGTAA
- a CDS encoding DUF421 domain-containing protein, with product MEVYITIVARTIFLYFLIVLIFRLMGKREIGELSIFDLVVFLMIAEMAVTAIEDHKDSLIHTIIPMFLLMIIQISLAFLSLKSQKIRHLLDGKPTIIINRGKVDEHAMRSQRYNFDDLMTHLREKDIKSIADVEFALLESSGKLSVIEKQKDKRNQPELPIPVIIDGRIQEENLESINKNNLWLRQQLRKLGYDNIKHISFCSFGKGIFFIDLKDEKK from the coding sequence ATGGAAGTGTATATCACCATTGTGGCTCGAACCATTTTTCTTTACTTCTTAATTGTTTTGATTTTTCGACTAATGGGGAAAAGAGAAATAGGAGAATTGAGCATTTTTGATTTAGTCGTCTTTTTAATGATTGCTGAAATGGCTGTAACAGCAATAGAGGATCATAAAGACTCATTAATACATACAATAATCCCAATGTTTCTTCTAATGATAATTCAAATTTCTTTGGCGTTTTTGTCGTTGAAAAGTCAAAAAATCCGTCATTTGCTTGATGGGAAACCGACCATTATTATTAATCGTGGAAAGGTAGATGAGCACGCAATGAGATCACAACGTTACAATTTTGACGATTTAATGACTCATTTACGTGAAAAAGACATAAAGAGTATTGCTGATGTAGAATTTGCCTTATTGGAGTCTTCCGGAAAACTGTCAGTTATTGAGAAACAAAAGGACAAAAGAAATCAACCTGAACTTCCAATTCCAGTTATTATTGATGGACGTATCCAAGAGGAAAACCTAGAATCCATAAACAAAAATAATTTATGGCTGAGGCAACAGCTTCGAAAATTAGGATATGATAACATCAAACACATTTCCTTTTGCTCATTTGGAAAAGGGATCTTTTTTATTGATTTAAAGGATGAAAAAAAATAA
- the tgt gene encoding tRNA guanosine(34) transglycosylase Tgt, whose translation MSTSPIRYELIKTCKQTGARLGMVHTPHGSFETPVFMPVGTLATVKTMSPEDLKQMGAGIILSNTYHLWLRPGHEIVKEAGGLHKFMNWDRAILTDSGGFQVFSLSDMRRIEEEGVHFRNHLNGDKLFLSPEKAMHIQNDLGSDIMMAFDECPPYPAEYEYMKKSVERTSRWAERCLEAHNRPNEQGLFGIIQGGEYEELRKQSARDLVSLDFPGYAVGGLSVGEPKDVMNRVLDFTTPLMPANKPRYLMGVGSPDSLIDGAIRGIDMFDCVLPTRIARNGTLMTSEGRLVVKNAKFAKDFGPLDENCDCYTCRNYSRAYIRHLIKCDETFGLRLTSYHNLYFLVNLMEKVREAIREDRLGDFRDEFFEKYGFNKPNAKNF comes from the coding sequence GTGTCAACTTCACCAATTCGTTACGAACTAATTAAAACTTGTAAACAAACAGGTGCGAGGCTTGGAATGGTACATACACCACATGGTAGCTTTGAAACACCTGTATTTATGCCAGTAGGCACGCTTGCAACAGTAAAAACAATGTCTCCTGAAGATTTAAAACAAATGGGAGCAGGAATTATTTTAAGCAATACCTATCATTTATGGCTTCGTCCAGGGCATGAGATTGTGAAAGAAGCCGGTGGATTACATAAGTTTATGAACTGGGACCGTGCAATTTTAACAGATTCTGGGGGATTCCAAGTTTTTAGCTTAAGTGATATGCGAAGAATAGAAGAAGAGGGAGTTCATTTTAGAAATCATTTAAATGGAGACAAACTTTTCCTATCTCCAGAAAAAGCAATGCATATTCAGAATGATTTAGGTTCTGACATTATGATGGCTTTTGATGAATGCCCGCCATATCCTGCTGAATATGAGTATATGAAAAAATCAGTTGAACGGACAAGCCGTTGGGCTGAACGATGTTTAGAAGCTCATAACAGACCAAATGAACAAGGATTATTTGGGATTATTCAAGGTGGAGAATATGAGGAATTACGTAAACAAAGTGCAAGAGATTTAGTATCATTAGATTTTCCAGGTTATGCAGTTGGTGGATTATCAGTAGGGGAACCGAAAGATGTCATGAATCGTGTTCTTGACTTTACAACTCCACTCATGCCAGCAAACAAGCCGCGATATTTAATGGGGGTAGGCTCACCGGATTCATTAATTGATGGAGCGATTCGTGGAATCGATATGTTTGACTGTGTTCTACCAACTCGTATTGCTCGAAATGGAACATTAATGACAAGTGAAGGTCGATTGGTTGTGAAAAATGCAAAATTTGCAAAAGATTTCGGACCGCTTGATGAAAATTGTGATTGTTATACATGTCGTAATTATTCACGCGCATATATTCGCCATTTAATAAAATGTGATGAAACGTTCGGATTAAGATTAACATCTTACCATAATCTATATTTTCTGGTAAACTTAATGGAGAAAGTAAGAGAAGCTATTCGAGAAGATCGTTTAGGCGATTTCCGCGATGAATTTTTTGAAAAATACGGTTTTAATAAACCGAATGCTAAAAACTTCTAG
- the queA gene encoding tRNA preQ1(34) S-adenosylmethionine ribosyltransferase-isomerase QueA: MKVELFDFHLPEELIAQVPLKERDASRLMVLHKETGELQHKSFKSVIDYFHSGDCLVLNNTRVMPARLFGMKEDTGASIEILLLKQQEADVWETLVKPAKRVKEGTVITFGSGILKATCVGTSEHGGRLLQFDYDGIFYEVLDSLGEMPLPPYIKEQLDDRERYQTVFSREIGSAAAPTAGLHFTEEILDQLKEKGVHIGFITLHVGLGTFRPVSAETVEEHDMHAEFYQVSEGTASLLNEVRSRGGRIISVGTTSTRTLETIASKNEGQYVAESGWTNIFIYPGYEFKGIDGMITNFHLPKSSLIMLVSALASREYVMNAYTAAVKEKYRFFSFGDAMLII; this comes from the coding sequence TTGAAGGTAGAATTATTTGATTTTCACCTTCCGGAAGAACTGATTGCACAAGTTCCTTTAAAGGAAAGGGATGCATCTAGACTAATGGTTCTTCACAAGGAGACAGGTGAGCTACAGCATAAGTCATTTAAGTCAGTTATTGATTATTTCCACTCTGGTGATTGTCTCGTATTAAATAATACAAGAGTTATGCCAGCGAGGCTTTTTGGTATGAAGGAAGATACTGGTGCAAGTATTGAGATCTTATTATTAAAACAACAAGAAGCTGATGTATGGGAAACTTTGGTTAAACCTGCCAAACGGGTAAAAGAAGGTACAGTGATCACATTTGGTTCCGGTATACTAAAGGCTACTTGTGTAGGAACAAGTGAGCATGGTGGTCGATTACTACAATTTGATTATGATGGAATCTTTTATGAAGTTCTTGATTCACTTGGAGAAATGCCATTACCACCATATATAAAAGAACAATTAGATGATCGAGAAAGATACCAAACTGTTTTTTCTCGTGAAATTGGATCTGCTGCCGCCCCAACTGCAGGATTACACTTTACAGAAGAAATTCTTGATCAACTTAAAGAAAAAGGGGTTCATATCGGCTTTATTACTCTTCATGTAGGATTAGGTACATTTCGGCCAGTTAGTGCTGAGACAGTAGAAGAACATGATATGCATGCAGAATTTTATCAAGTAAGTGAGGGGACGGCTTCTCTTTTGAATGAAGTGCGTTCAAGAGGTGGTCGCATTATCTCAGTAGGGACAACCTCGACTAGAACACTTGAGACGATTGCGTCCAAGAATGAAGGGCAATATGTAGCAGAAAGCGGCTGGACCAATATTTTTATTTATCCTGGTTATGAATTTAAGGGAATTGATGGTATGATCACAAACTTCCATCTGCCTAAATCTTCTTTAATTATGCTTGTTAGTGCTCTAGCATCAAGGGAATATGTGATGAACGCCTACACAGCAGCTGTTAAGGAAAAGTATCGATTTTTTAGCTTTGGAGATGCGATGCTTATTATCTAG
- a CDS encoding TIGR04086 family membrane protein, with protein METKKWGKAILYGLITIFVIALATSLIFSLLLKFTSLTESSITWLLLGLSVLAMFIGGFVAGGNGKEKGWLIGGVTAILYSLIIFLFQFLGYGHIFTMEQTMYHGGFLVVAMVGGVFGVNMTSSRASK; from the coding sequence GTGGAAACAAAAAAATGGGGAAAAGCAATTCTCTATGGTCTTATCACAATCTTTGTTATCGCATTAGCTACTAGCTTAATATTCTCTTTGCTTTTAAAATTCACAAGCCTAACGGAATCTTCCATAACATGGTTACTATTAGGTCTTTCAGTTTTAGCAATGTTCATAGGTGGATTTGTCGCTGGAGGAAATGGAAAGGAAAAGGGATGGCTAATTGGTGGAGTGACTGCTATTCTCTACTCTTTAATTATTTTTCTTTTTCAATTTTTAGGCTATGGTCATATCTTTACAATGGAACAAACAATGTATCACGGAGGTTTTTTAGTTGTAGCAATGGTCGGGGGAGTATTTGGAGTCAATATGACATCTTCTAGAGCTAGTAAATAA